GAGGTTTTCCTCCCCGACACTGACAGTAACCTGTGTCAAGAGGACACAGAATGTGCGAAGACGCCTTTACTTACCTTTGTCCATGGCAGATGACACACAGAAAGTCACCGCCAATAGCAGCGCAGGTCCAGTAAGCCAAGTCATcctccagcacacacactgGAGACTTACGCCAAAGACGAACGCCAGGACCCCGGCAACgagtgaaaaatgtcagagGCAAGCTGAGAGTATCACCACGCTCATTCAGCGATGTCCCAGTGAGAAGCATGCAGACCACTGCCTGCAGATATGAGTGTGTCTGCTGATGCGTGGGTGGGAGGATGTACATCTTCGCTCTGCTATACAGCAGTGTTTCCGTTCTCCccaaaactaaaatgttttcaccTTCTTTGACTCTTTTGAAAAGATTCAATTTTTGAGTCTTGCACCAAAAATGCGTGACATCCACAAcaacgtttttatttttgtcttgaaTGTGTTATTCGGTTTCAcccttttagtttttttatgaTTCAAGCATTTGTCTGCTGTCAACGGACATCTAAGTATTTGGGGCTTGATTTTATCGAACTGCTCTATTATATGTCCGTATTCAGTGAGAACAgagctgatttttattttttaaactgcctGGACCCCGATTCTCCCCTTACATTTTCCTCGAGTAGCTATTCAGGtttaaaaagttagaaaaacacTGTGACAATATCACATGTACACTCAGCaggcactttattaggaacaccacactaacACTCCCTtggctctcaaaacagcctcaggtcttcgtggccaggattccacaagatgttgggaactttcctttgagattcagGTCCATGTTGGCATGATGGCATCCCATCATTTCtacagatttgtcagctgcacgtCCATGCTTCCGttagcccatccgcctcaaggttggacgtgttgttcattctcagattcttttctgctcaccacaaaTAAGTCATTCCCAAAATTAAATCTACACCACAAACTCCTCCCATCAGGATGTTCTCCATATTTTTGGAAATTCTGACGTATGGATCGGCCTGAAAAGTCAACAAATGGGCCGATTGAAGACATGGACGTGGGTGGACGGAAGGGTACGTTTGTAAAGCTTTATGAATGTTACTCAATGTGTAATGGGTTACACTATAGTGACTGACCTGATGACCATGATGTAGCATGTACCATTCCATTGCAAACTAAAACATGCATGTTATGTTTCTGGCCATGGGCAGGCAAACCGCTTTTCCTGGAACGCTCGTCATTCGTCGGTTGCACTCTGCGCCTTGACACAATTGGTGCTGCGTCAGTGAAGGTCTTCTGTGTTGTCTGAACCTTGTTATGTAACCAACAGTCAGAGCAAGGTGCCACATTCACCCTAGGTTTCTGAATTGCTGTGGATAACAATGCCACCTGAATACATAAATTGTTAAATCTGGTGTAGATTGTTATTGATGACATTAATGTgaagtgttgtgttttgtagTAGCAGGATTAGGCTGCAGCCGGATGATCCACAATTGACGATCGATCCTTGTTTGTCCTTGTGAAGTGGGTCAGTGCCACCTGTAAGGAAcgacatttaaaaatactgtatatatacattttacacatagctggttttaatgtgtgctttattgtaattttcttttctctgtgtgttctttttattactgtgtgttaaaagaaaaaggatgcaGCTTCAAAGGTAGTTGGGTTTTGAGTATTGACTCAGGTTAGCAAAGAAATACCAGTACAACGACTTCTAGATCATCTCTTTGAAATAACTCCTTTCAGAGCACAGCTTGTCTGCCGGTGTATTTGAGTCTCCGTAAAggtaaaacaaactaaataatgaaatgtgcATAGTGTGCCAGAACAAGACTGGAGtgcaacacaataaaacacaataaaacacaatataaaatgtatatataataatatattttaaaacacacacatatatatatatatatatatatatatatatatagtgtgtatatatatatatacgtgtgtatatatatatatacgtgtgtatatatatatatgtgtgtatatatatatatacgtgtgtatatatatatacgtgtgtgtgtatatatatatacgtatacatatatatataaaaactgtaaaaagcagaaatataaatgtaGAACCTTACAGTAATAAGGGAGTAAACACTTTAAATACCATTAATACAGGATGTAAAAATCACAGTTGAAGTGTGGTATTGTGGAGGCTGTTTTTAGACAAAGACGCTGCATAAAATATCTGGCGAATTCCCACTTCTTCACGCAACATTTAGCTCATGTTTGTCTGTAGTGAGGAAGTGGGCGGATGCGCGTCCTTTGTTAAAAGgactttattttcattcttgctGTCACCCTCTGTGGGCGCATGCAGTGAGTGACAGCCAGTATCTGGTGCAGCTGGTTCTTAGCAGTGTCTTCGCTAATGATGAATGGAAACAGCTTCCCTTTGTGGAGACTGCGCAGCCTGctaaatgtatgtgtgagtcTGTTATATATCAGTTCCATGAGGACCACAGATAttaaaaaaggttgaaataaaTACTTTAGATTACTGTTGTgttgaaatttttaatttaaagggtTTTGTATTTCATGGAGCCTGGTAAGTTGCACTAATTTAAAGTCAGTGCTCTCAAAGTAGTAATTAGTGCTCTGGGAGTAACCATTTGTTTGCACTTGTTAACAAAGCTTGACCTGAAGCAATATCGTGCACGCGTGAGATGTCAAAGATACTGTCACATAATGTTGTTTAATGGGTAAAATCTGTAATACGTTCACATATCTCtgccaaaatcaaaacaaaactgacagcaGCCAAAGCTGGTCGAGGTACACATTAACCCCTTCAGCTAACTGTATTGGTAAAACCTCTCCATTGGCTCCGACAACTGGCAGTGGCCAGATGTACGGTGGGGCGCATACGCAGTTATACAGCATGTACCCACGTCTGGGCAGCGGGGTCGACCGAACACCTGCCTAACCGCGGTAGGAGCGTGCTGATCGGCGCCGGAGGACGTAGTTAGATCCTGAAAGTTGCAGTACTGCGATATAAAAACAGCCTACTCCATCACAGGTGAAAGCAGCGCATCGAAGACGTTAACACGATGTACTTGAAGTATCAGGAGTATCATAATTCAGACAAGTGCCTCTCGTGACTTTACAGTATAAGATATAATTGAATTGTTATCACAGATACATtcatgtgtaagcagcattttacagcTGTAGTCGGCTGAGTTGGAGCTGGTTTTAACTATGCAGGGCATTATAATTCATCGGCTCGTcgtttctttttgtgtgtaaaaacgTTAAATCGTGAAGAAGTCAGTGACCGGAGCTGCGAAATAAAGCACCGCGGAACAAAAAGCACGATACTCGCCTCTGAACCGGTGTGAGGCAGAGGGACGTAGTTGGGTCAGAGGGTCAGAGCCACTGAAGCTACAGCACACCCACCTGGCAGGACCCCACTACACGACCGGCAGTGGCGTTTTCGGCTTCTCTGATCCGTAACCACTTGTCATTCAGCAAACTTTTCCGCATCAGTTTTCTAGTGCTCGCTGAATATCAAGTTCTCCTTTCCCTATCGCGTCTGTTAACAATAAAGCAGACGCGCTGGTAGCATGACTTCCTCTGAGGATTTGCTTTCCCAAATAGAGGATATATATCCCGCACTCACTGAATGATCAATTCACCAAAAGCAGGTACTGGATAGAAGGTCGTTTGCTGCAGTTGAATGGTGTTGGATTCCATTATTACAGAGCTCGTCATCAAAGTTGAGCAcagtacttgttttttttttttttttttggtcatctgtGGTCAGTGACACGTCCGTGTGTGTTGCGCTGCGTCACCATCAGTCAGCATACATAGGGAATGATAACCTCATACATCCACACCGAACACCAGAGAAGCAGTTGGAGACTAACCTCAAGAGTTCgtaggaagaaaagagaaaaaaaacaaaaaacggtgCCTTAACTTAACCATTGCTTCAACACTGTCACTGCAAGAAGAAATGGCGACAGGAGACTATGTCAATTCACCATTGTTTGAAAGGAGGaacagaggggagaggagagaaaataacCATTCAGGTCAGAATATCTCAAATAAgttgaagtgtttttgtttttttcatttcttctgttTCATCGTACAGCACTTTGGTGTGAACTCTCACCCTGTACATTTTTGCTTCAGGTAGCAGGTAATGTTCTTTAAAGAATAAGTGTTTCGCTACTATTCTAATTAGTTTAACATTTGATTTGCAAGCTTCTTTGCTTTAAGGAGTCCGGCTTCTTTATCCAGTGTTCTCCTGTCGTGTTCAACGATACACAATAACCAATAACGGAGTTATCCAAAAGTTAGATGTGCTTGCAATTTAGTGAGAggtgtttttctgtgcatgttaaaaaaagaagaaaagaacagcCTCTCTGGTGAGTTTTTGTTCATAAAGCGTGTGTTTAGAAACTCAGGAACTGCCTGTCTAAAGCGAATATATACATTCATAGCACTAATGACTCCTTTCCATTCTTACTGTTGGTTTTCCTTTAACTTTAAGGTTTGAACTAATACTGACATTACATCAGTGACATTGGaattttcataaaaatcttTGAATACAACCACTTCCTCTTGGTTTTAAGGATGTCATCTCTTCTGCAAAACCTCAGTCTAGTCTCGTCTTCTGTACAGTCTGTGTTGCTTTCtctgtatatttttctctggtttctttttctcattgtttAAGTCGGTTATTATACACAGAGTTGGAAAATGCGCTAAAATGTAAACCAGTAAACCACAGAGataggaataaaaacaaaaggtgtGATTAgcaatttatatattttaggTGGAAAACTGAAATGGTTTTGTAAACCCATagctttaaaaaggaaaataattaatatataattaaaaataataatgatttgaAGCAAAGACGCAGCTTGATTTAAATAACTCAGTCTAAACGGCGGAAAATCACAGTGAGTGACAAGCACGACTGCATTTTCCGGATGAGGATAACAGAATTGATGGTGAGAGGTATGCATGTTTTTACCTTCCTATAGGAGAGTCCAAACTGTACAGATTGGTTGGGGTCAGCTTCGGCCTGCTGTGCATCCTACAGTCCGCTCTCAATGTTTCTCTTCGGCTACACGCCGGTGAGTATCAGCCCCCACCTTCCACGTCACACTGCAAAAACTAACGCTACAGATTTGAGGACGTAAATTTTCCGTCCAGCTAAAGAAAAACTAtttgaaaatcaaaaggaaatgtaaatataaaaatgtgtgtgtatatatatgtgtgtgtgtgtgcatatacatgtttatatccacatatacatatatgtatatatatatatatatatgtatatatgtatatattttatcatgttGGGATGGCAAGGTAGACACCAGCCAAAGCTGTCAATTTTAGcatgaaaagttttttgttttttttactactgGTGCAAGCAGCTCTCCGCAAACTAAAGATTTGACaaatttgttgcatttcaaTCACAAATGTACCCGATGAACAAATTATTGGCAAACAGCGGCCAGGCGCATTGACTTTCCGAAGACAGTATTAGACGACCAGGCAACCAGCGGAGAGGTTTCTAACTTTGGGGAGggccaagctagctgtttcgGGGAGACTCTCCAGAGACCGTTTAGACCTGCGATACGAGGGCCAGCTGTCTGACACGTTGGTAGGCTAGTGTTTGGTAGCATTGCTAGCTTGTCTTCTTGTACGGTAGAAGAAGGTTGACGAAAGGAGAAAACAACTGCCCTGGTTGTGTCATACAGAGAAAATTAGGGTGAAGCCTATAAATCCGCCACATCTCATCTCTTTTAACTAATAAAAGAACTTTTAAACAACTTCAAACCCATAGCTAGTGTAATCTATTCGtgtattaatgtaaaaataaaaataatattttacacagCCATTAGAGGTCAGCCAGCAGTAGCAATAAACATGCTGGCAGATAAACTGGTCGGTAGTAGTGCTAGCACGTGACCGTCTCCTCGCAGGACGTAGAAGGCCATGGAGAGTCTCCCAGCTGCTTCCCCATGCTTCCGgggtttatgctaagctaagctaatcacctcctGGCTCTAGTTCCATACTGCACAGACATACTGTaggagtggtatcagtcttctcatctaactccaaCAAAACATGTGTATTTCCCGAAAACATTGAACTAGTGCTTAAAGTGTGAAACATCAGAAACcacaaacatctgtttttacCTCTCTAGTTGGCTTTTCTGACAACAATACCTCGACCAGCAACTTCACCCTGATGTCAGCTGGTGACAACAGAGCCCTGATTTTAGAGAGCGAACAACTGCTTCAAGATAAAGACCATCTGGTTCTAGAGATGAAACAACTACTTCTACAGATTAACCAATTGCTTCAAGGGAAAAACCAACTGGCAGACGAAAAGAAGGGGCTACAGGTCACTAACAGGCGCCTGACCGATTACAAGAACATGTTAAATGCGAAGATCCTCGAAAAACAGAATCAGATACACCAACTTTGGACCATAATATTAGTGGGTGAGGGAATTTTTTAACCTTGTTGAATTCATATGTTTTTAGCTATTCtagtccatcactttggtccaggctgtGATATCTTAATAACTGCTGGATGGATCACTGTGACATTTAGTACAGAAATTCATGGTACCCAGGGGATTCATTCTGCTGGCTTTGGTGcccagcatggctgtagactcgcTTTGCTGTCTTGCTTcatgtatttttcagaaaagcCATGATCTTCAACAGCCATCTTAAATTTCATGCTTTGGagcacaacagttttcaaccaGGACCCCCTCATGCtatttatttgaggatttttctATATTGCTTTGTCTTAAATTGTACTTTCGTGCCTTGTTTTCCGTCCCACCCTGTCCCTGTCCCGTCCCTTGTCCCGTCCCATCTTGTCCCGTTCTGTCTTGTTCTGTACAATCCCATTTCACCCTGATGTGTCCTGTCTTGTGCCTGCTCCTTAGCAGAAGAAAACAACCCAAGATGTCCCCTGGGATGGTGGACGTACAACTCCAGCTGTTACCAGCTTTCGTCTACGACAAACACCTGGGAGTATGCCAGAAAGGACTGTGTGAGGAAAGGAGCTCATTTGGTGATTCTGAATAATAAAATGGAAGAGGTATGTGTGATTTTTCTTACGTAAATCTAACATACCATATTTCCCTACAGCCATGTGTGCACTGTTGAAGCAGGTAGCAGATTAAAAACACTAATAATTGTTCTAATCTCACCGTAAGGATACATGTGATCTGGTCTAGTCTCTTATTGTCCCACCCAATCCTGTCCTGCTTTGTCCCGTTCCGTCTGTCTGGGTTCAGCTGTGATGCTCCATTCGGTTATTTTTGGTTGACCTCACTAACCACAACGGATAAAGCATTTCGGCTACAATTCCTTCCCAACAGAGAGTGGTCCGCATTTTGGGAGGTGCTGTCAAAATGTGGATGGGCTTGAGTGGTCAGAAAAACCCAGTCTTATCGGGATGGACATGGACATGGGTGGATGGGAGCCTGCCGTCTTTTACGTAAGTCTTAGACTGTACTGTACTACAGAACTTTCACGTTAGCATGTTACACTGCGAAGCATGTCCTGGCCTGTGTTCAACCAGATTTACTCCAGAGTTCACCCAGACGTCATTTGACCCGAAAATGACCAAATATACACCTACTGGGTGGTTCTGGGGTTGGGTCTGTGGATGTCTGGGATCACCAGTAGGCTGATGGGGCACGGGATAAGCAGGTGTGTAAATGCACGGATGGGTTCCTAAAAGGACAGAGAGTAAAAACGTTTTCCCGCCCAACTGACAATCCAAAATTCTGGGAAGAGCTGTCAGTGCTGGAGTTATGACGCGAGGGTCTTTTGTGATGAATTCCAAGCAGAGTAGATACGACAAGGCATGACTCTAAATGTTTCACTTTGACCTGAACGctgaaattgttatttttaaaacaaagactaGCGACTAGTGACTAACCAGCAGTCACCATAAGGTATCATCAGATCCCTTCATCCAGCCATTTTCTACACCCGCTTATCCTGTGCAGCGTCATCAGGAGCTGGAACCTATCCCATCATGCACAGAGCAAAAGGTAGAACGCAGCCTGGACTGGCTcacacatatattcacacacacacacacacacacacacacacacacacacacacacacacacacacacacacacacagtcaacccAGAACTTTATTGCACTGTTCCGCCCTCACCAGCAAAACGCAGCAAAAcggtgttttgtgttgttttgtagtA
This sequence is a window from Xiphias gladius isolate SHS-SW01 ecotype Sanya breed wild chromosome 22, ASM1685928v1, whole genome shotgun sequence. Protein-coding genes within it:
- the LOC120784217 gene encoding snaclec crotocetin-like isoform X3, encoding MATGDYVNSPLFERRNRGERRENNHSGESKLYRLVGVSFGLLCILQSALNVSLRLHAAEENNPRCPLGWWTYNSSCYQLSSTTNTWEYARKDCVRKGAHLVILNNKMEERVVRILGGAVKMWMGLSGQKNPVLSGWTWTWVDGSLPSFTNWNDVEPDCLNTWAWSCAYIDESRSHLKNWFLHTCQEHHYWMCEKECSNI
- the LOC120784217 gene encoding C-type lectin domain family 4 member E-like isoform X2 encodes the protein MDVGGRKGESKLYRLVGVSFGLLCILQSALNVSLRLHAVGFSDNNTSTSNFTLMSAGDNRALILESEQLLQDKDHLVLEMKQLLLQINQLLQGKNQLADEKKGLQVTNRRLTDYKNMLNAKILEKQNQIHQLWTIILVAEENNPRCPLGWWTYNSSCYQLSSTTNTWEYARKDCVRKGAHLVILNNKMEERVVRILGGAVKMWMGLSGQKNPVLSGWTWTWVDGSLPSFTNWNDVEPDCLNTWAWSCAYIDESRSHLKNWFLHTCQEHHYWMCEKECSNI
- the LOC120784217 gene encoding C-type lectin domain family 4 member E-like isoform X1; amino-acid sequence: MATGDYVNSPLFERRNRGERRENNHSGESKLYRLVGVSFGLLCILQSALNVSLRLHAVGFSDNNTSTSNFTLMSAGDNRALILESEQLLQDKDHLVLEMKQLLLQINQLLQGKNQLADEKKGLQVTNRRLTDYKNMLNAKILEKQNQIHQLWTIILVAEENNPRCPLGWWTYNSSCYQLSSTTNTWEYARKDCVRKGAHLVILNNKMEERVVRILGGAVKMWMGLSGQKNPVLSGWTWTWVDGSLPSFTNWNDVEPDCLNTWAWSCAYIDESRSHLKNWFLHTCQEHHYWMCEKECSNI
- the LOC120784217 gene encoding snaclec crotocetin-like isoform X4, which gives rise to MATGDYVNSPLFERRNRGERRENNHSGESKLYRLVGVSFGLLCILQSALNVSLRLHAEENNPRCPLGWWTYNSSCYQLSSTTNTWEYARKDCVRKGAHLVILNNKMEERVVRILGGAVKMWMGLSGQKNPVLSGWTWTWVDGSLPSFTNWNDVEPDCLNTWAWSCAYIDESRSHLKNWFLHTCQEHHYWMCEKECSNI